One window of Acidimicrobiales bacterium genomic DNA carries:
- a CDS encoding iron-containing alcohol dehydrogenase, whose product MPPPQRTPVGANWGYPTPIRFGAGRVTELGDLCSETGITRPLIVTDPGLAALPVIDTVRHALGSLVHATFHDLRPNPVGRDIDAGVAAYRAGDHDGVVAVGGGSALDVGKVVAFMAGQTRPVWDFEDVGDNWTRADTAAIAPVITVPTTAGTGSEVGRAGVVIDEAAHRKVIVFHPAMLPKAVICDPELTLGLPRVLTVGTGLDALSHSLEAICAPGFHPMSHGIGMEGCRLVLEHLPLVVADPTDVESRGQMLVAAAMGAVAFQKGLGGMHALSHPIGARFDTHHGMTNAVVMPYVLDANRVAIEPTIDRLAAYAGIAGGFDGFLDHLLALRDAMDVPPTLVALGVDPGAADDIVAAAIVDPSAGGNPLLFDRPFAEAVFSAACEGTLHAAR is encoded by the coding sequence ATGCCGCCGCCGCAACGAACGCCCGTCGGCGCGAACTGGGGTTACCCGACACCGATCCGCTTCGGCGCCGGCCGCGTCACCGAACTCGGTGACCTGTGCAGCGAGACCGGCATCACCCGGCCCCTGATCGTCACCGATCCCGGTCTCGCCGCGCTGCCGGTGATCGACACCGTCCGCCATGCGCTCGGAAGCCTGGTTCACGCCACCTTCCACGACCTGCGGCCCAACCCCGTCGGCCGCGACATCGACGCAGGGGTCGCCGCGTACCGGGCCGGCGATCACGATGGCGTCGTCGCCGTCGGCGGGGGCTCGGCCCTCGACGTCGGCAAGGTCGTCGCCTTCATGGCCGGGCAGACGCGGCCGGTCTGGGACTTCGAGGACGTGGGTGACAACTGGACCCGCGCCGACACGGCAGCGATCGCGCCGGTCATCACCGTGCCCACCACCGCCGGGACCGGCAGCGAGGTCGGCCGGGCCGGCGTGGTCATCGACGAAGCGGCACATCGCAAGGTGATCGTCTTTCACCCGGCGATGCTCCCGAAGGCCGTGATCTGTGATCCGGAGCTCACGCTGGGGCTGCCCCGCGTGCTCACCGTCGGCACCGGCCTCGATGCCCTGTCGCATTCACTCGAGGCCATCTGCGCACCCGGCTTTCACCCGATGTCGCACGGCATCGGTATGGAGGGCTGTCGGCTGGTCCTCGAACACCTGCCGCTCGTGGTTGCGGACCCGACCGACGTCGAGAGCCGGGGCCAGATGCTGGTCGCCGCGGCGATGGGCGCCGTGGCGTTCCAGAAGGGTCTCGGTGGCATGCACGCCTTGTCCCATCCGATCGGCGCCCGGTTCGACACCCACCACGGCATGACCAACGCGGTGGTGATGCCCTACGTGCTCGACGCCAACCGGGTCGCCATCGAGCCGACCATCGACCGTCTCGCCGCGTATGCCGGCATCGCCGGTGGATTCGACGGCTTCCTCGACCACCTGCTGGCCCTGCGGGACGCAATGGACGTACCGCCCACACTCGTCGCCCTCGGGGTCGACCCGGGAGCAGCCGACGACATCGTCGCCGCCGCGATCGTCGACCCGTCGGCCGGCGGCAACCCACTCCTGTTCGACCGACCATTCGCCGAGGCTGTGTTCTCGGCAGCCTGTGAAGGGACCCTTCATGCAGCTCGATGA
- a CDS encoding S-layer homology domain-containing protein codes for MRAHLRPPLLVLAMLASLLGVAGPSGAADTVPPGGTFTDDDGNIHEDAIEAIKAASITTGCAPTRYCPDEPVTRGQMAAFLNRALSLPAATAPSGFTDTAGTFHDDIERLKAANITTGCQPTLYCTNQPVTRGQMAAFLNRALSLPAATAPSGFTDTAGTFHDDIERLKAANITTGTTPTTYSPDRPVTRAEMATFLTRALQLEIVDVPPRPLPNTGNPAGTAPVPAAAAAVDTTSPDVVIGNGSPAGCTSAAVVSAVAQGGLITFDCGPDPITIEMQATAKVVNDTGPEIVIDGGGLVTLSGGGERRILYMNTCDPAQVWTTSHCQNQDHPRLTVQNLTFVDGDATTHGIDLDGGGGAIWVRGGRFRIVNSRFFGNTCAQTGPDVAGGAVRVFSQYDTQPVYITNTTFGGGAAQANDCSNGGAIGSIGVSMTFINSLLTHNAATGWGANPQRAGTPGGGNGGAIANDGNTYTLTLIDTVIEDNAANEGGGGVFYVSNNRTGNLVITDSTLARNESRGFETRGYPGIFYLGRGAPIVSGSTLE; via the coding sequence ATGCGCGCTCACCTCCGTCCCCCTCTGCTCGTACTCGCGATGCTCGCGTCGCTTCTGGGTGTGGCGGGCCCGTCCGGGGCGGCCGACACAGTCCCACCCGGCGGAACGTTCACCGACGACGACGGCAACATCCACGAAGACGCCATCGAAGCCATCAAAGCCGCAAGCATCACCACCGGCTGCGCCCCCACCCGCTACTGCCCCGACGAACCCGTCACCCGCGGACAAATGGCTGCCTTCCTCAACCGCGCCCTCTCACTACCCGCCGCCACCGCACCCTCGGGGTTCACCGACACCGCAGGCACCTTCCACGACGACATCGAACGCCTCAAGGCCGCCAACATCACCACCGGCTGCCAACCAACCCTCTACTGCACCAACCAACCCGTCACCCGCGGACAAATGGCCGCCTTCCTCAACCGCGCCCTCTCACTACCCGCCGCCACCGCACCCTCGGGGTTCACCGACACCGCAGGCACCTTCCACGACGACATCGAACGCCTCAAGGCCGCCAACATCACCACCGGCACCACCCCCACCACCTACAGCCCCGACCGACCCGTCACCCGCGCCGAAATGGCCACCTTCCTCACCCGCGCCCTCCAACTCGAGATCGTCGACGTGCCACCCCGACCCCTCCCGAACACCGGCAATCCGGCCGGCACGGCACCGGTGCCCGCCGCCGCGGCGGCGGTCGACACCACGTCGCCCGATGTCGTGATCGGCAACGGGTCGCCGGCCGGTTGCACCTCGGCCGCGGTGGTGAGTGCGGTCGCCCAGGGTGGCCTCATCACCTTCGACTGCGGGCCCGACCCCATCACAATCGAGATGCAGGCCACCGCCAAGGTGGTCAACGACACCGGCCCCGAGATCGTGATCGACGGCGGCGGACTCGTGACCCTGAGCGGTGGCGGCGAGCGCCGCATCCTCTACATGAACACCTGCGACCCGGCCCAGGTCTGGACCACGTCGCACTGCCAGAACCAGGATCACCCCCGGCTGACGGTCCAGAACCTGACGTTCGTCGACGGTGACGCCACCACCCACGGCATCGATCTCGACGGCGGCGGCGGGGCCATCTGGGTGCGCGGGGGTCGGTTCAGGATCGTCAACTCGCGCTTCTTCGGCAACACGTGTGCGCAGACCGGTCCGGACGTCGCCGGCGGCGCCGTGCGGGTGTTCAGCCAGTACGACACCCAGCCCGTCTACATCACGAACACGACATTCGGCGGGGGTGCCGCCCAAGCCAACGACTGCTCCAACGGCGGCGCCATCGGCAGCATCGGTGTGTCGATGACCTTCATCAACAGCCTGCTCACCCACAACGCCGCCACGGGGTGGGGCGCCAACCCGCAGCGGGCCGGCACGCCGGGTGGCGGCAACGGCGGCGCCATCGCCAACGACGGCAACACCTACACGCTGACGCTCATCGACACGGTCATCGAGGACAACGCGGCCAACGAGGGTGGGGGCGGCGTGTTCTACGTGAGCAACAACCGGACCGGCAATCTCGTGATCACCGATTCCACCCTGGCCCGCAACGAGAGCCGGGGATTCGAGACCCGTGGCTACCCCGGCATCTTCTACCTCGGGCGCGGCGCGCCGATCGTCAGTGGATCGACGCTGGAGTGA
- a CDS encoding trypsin-like peptidase domain-containing protein: MTTNNPRIATRTLAVLVGAALIVSACGDDTAVQELDAGGLIEMAEIDQQADDPAPDPEAGAESPAVGQVSEWDDVDSAVVRIETTGGILDPDAFDFDTPFAGSGSGFFISRDGLLVTNNHVVVGAATVEVHVAGEASPRNGRVVAASECSDLAVVEVGGADVPFLDWASRSAEVPDDIFAVGFPLGDPEVTVTEGVVSKARAAGESDFASVDNAIEHTAFTTPGNSGGPIVDPGGRVVGVNYAGNDAGQNFAISAAEAKAIITELVAGNDVEWLGLNSVAIQGAGILVLAVETDSPAARAGVRAGDLIVELEDLPVGVDGTKAGYCDVLRSRAADEPLRVEVIHLDNTESAFVIERG, from the coding sequence ATGACCACGAACAACCCCAGAATCGCCACCCGCACACTCGCCGTACTGGTCGGCGCCGCACTCATCGTCAGCGCCTGCGGCGACGACACCGCCGTGCAGGAACTCGACGCCGGGGGTCTCATCGAGATGGCCGAGATCGATCAGCAGGCCGACGATCCCGCACCCGACCCCGAGGCCGGCGCCGAGAGTCCTGCGGTCGGTCAGGTCTCCGAGTGGGACGACGTCGATTCCGCCGTCGTTCGCATCGAGACCACCGGGGGGATCCTCGATCCCGACGCCTTCGATTTCGACACTCCCTTCGCCGGCTCGGGGTCGGGCTTCTTCATCAGCCGTGACGGCCTCCTGGTGACCAACAACCACGTGGTGGTCGGCGCCGCAACCGTCGAGGTCCACGTGGCCGGCGAGGCCAGCCCCCGCAACGGCCGGGTGGTGGCGGCATCGGAGTGCTCCGACCTGGCCGTGGTGGAGGTCGGCGGCGCCGACGTCCCCTTCCTCGACTGGGCGAGTCGGTCCGCCGAGGTTCCCGACGACATCTTTGCCGTGGGCTTCCCCCTCGGCGATCCCGAGGTGACCGTGACCGAAGGCGTCGTGTCCAAGGCCCGAGCCGCCGGTGAGTCCGACTTCGCCTCCGTCGACAACGCGATCGAGCACACCGCCTTCACGACCCCGGGAAACAGCGGTGGCCCGATCGTCGATCCGGGCGGCCGAGTCGTCGGCGTCAACTACGCCGGCAACGACGCCGGCCAGAACTTCGCCATCAGCGCCGCCGAGGCGAAGGCGATCATCACCGAACTCGTGGCCGGAAACGACGTCGAGTGGCTCGGTCTCAACAGTGTGGCCATTCAGGGTGCGGGCATCCTGGTCCTGGCCGTCGAAACCGACTCGCCTGCCGCTCGGGCGGGTGTCCGGGCCGGTGACCTGATCGTCGAGCTCGAGGATCTCCCCGTGGGTGTCGACGGCACGAAGGCCGGATACTGCGACGTGCTGCGCAGCCGTGCCGCCGACGAGCCGCTGCGGGTCGAGGTGATCCATCTCGACAACACCGAGTCGGCGTTCGTCATCGAGCGGGGCTGA
- a CDS encoding FHA domain-containing protein, translating to MTELDLHQIRLVPGRGIAVVGHHGVVFLAGPDAIPDGYMRQLLELVDAPVGPGDADTVMRGLDGPRGVILAGDDGPVIHRYDGLQVVSTGGPSTDTPTVPLPLDRHHTIGASGDPTAAAPGVWAAAGLEVGAAATPSDRPWWAELDDRPTSIDLAEPARKERDPMPITIASPSDAPPEEGLPIVQGVLCPRGHLVNPVARFCHIDGLSLENISRILTSGPRLPFASLALGSAQHVLTRSAVIGRAPEEDPRVIDGSAIPVAIPDPAAVISRRHALIRVEDWRLSVSDLGSRLGTFVRSGSGAPWIPVGEGEDHELTDGAYIRVGNTELRLARFDIR from the coding sequence ATGACCGAACTCGATCTCCACCAGATCCGCCTCGTACCCGGACGCGGCATCGCCGTCGTCGGCCATCACGGCGTGGTGTTCCTGGCCGGGCCGGACGCGATTCCCGACGGCTACATGCGTCAGCTGCTCGAGCTCGTGGACGCACCGGTCGGCCCCGGCGACGCCGACACCGTGATGCGCGGGCTCGATGGCCCTCGTGGGGTCATCCTCGCCGGCGACGACGGTCCCGTGATCCACCGCTACGACGGTCTGCAGGTCGTCTCGACCGGGGGTCCCTCGACCGACACACCCACCGTTCCGCTCCCCCTCGACCGACACCACACCATCGGCGCGAGCGGTGACCCGACTGCCGCCGCGCCGGGGGTTTGGGCTGCGGCCGGTCTCGAGGTCGGGGCCGCCGCAACGCCATCGGACCGTCCGTGGTGGGCCGAGCTGGACGACCGACCGACCAGCATCGACCTGGCCGAGCCGGCCCGGAAGGAACGGGATCCGATGCCGATCACGATCGCGTCGCCGTCCGACGCGCCGCCCGAGGAAGGGCTGCCCATCGTGCAGGGCGTGCTGTGTCCACGCGGTCATCTCGTCAACCCCGTGGCCCGCTTCTGCCACATCGACGGGCTCTCGCTCGAGAACATCAGCCGGATACTCACCAGCGGGCCCCGACTTCCGTTCGCCTCGCTCGCGCTGGGGTCCGCCCAACACGTCCTCACCCGCAGCGCGGTCATCGGTCGAGCCCCTGAGGAGGACCCGCGGGTGATCGACGGTTCGGCCATCCCGGTGGCGATCCCCGACCCGGCCGCCGTCATCTCCCGTCGGCACGCACTCATCCGCGTCGAGGACTGGCGCCTGTCGGTGAGCGACCTCGGATCGCGCCTGGGCACCTTCGTGCGATCCGGTTCCGGAGCCCCGTGGATCCCCGTCGGCGAAGGAGAGGACCACGAACTCACCGATGGGGCCTACATCAGGGTCGGCAACACCGAGCTGCGACTGGCCCGGTTCGACATCCGCTGA
- a CDS encoding serine/threonine-protein kinase has protein sequence MTTRIAGYTIVAELGPANYGTLYTATSDSGAGDELVVKILDRSASDYEFRRLSNEIRLYAQLDDPGLAEIVDAGYSDGVLYYAMRRYDGTLADGTFDTATTLRIVADAARGADALHGLGVAHRDIRPATIARDGHRGRLMDLGLAQVLPGGDASAYGPRGTPDFVAPEVAMGGAASRASDVWSLGLTLHAVLSTASLRPPLASTGVLDRLRHVVNHPPVIDPALPGEVRAIIERCVADDPASRHPTAASLADALDSTAEELT, from the coding sequence ATGACCACGCGAATCGCCGGCTACACCATCGTTGCCGAGCTGGGCCCTGCGAACTACGGCACGCTCTACACCGCCACGTCCGACTCGGGCGCCGGTGACGAACTCGTCGTCAAGATCCTCGATCGGTCGGCGAGCGACTACGAGTTCCGGCGCCTGTCGAACGAGATCAGGCTCTACGCGCAGCTCGACGACCCCGGCTTGGCCGAGATCGTCGACGCCGGATACTCCGACGGCGTCCTCTACTACGCGATGCGTCGCTACGACGGCACGCTTGCCGATGGAACGTTCGACACCGCCACGACGCTGCGGATCGTGGCCGACGCGGCGCGAGGCGCCGACGCGCTCCACGGCCTCGGGGTCGCCCATCGAGACATCCGGCCCGCGACCATCGCACGCGACGGTCACCGCGGTCGTCTCATGGACCTCGGGTTGGCCCAGGTGTTGCCCGGCGGCGATGCGTCGGCCTATGGCCCCCGGGGCACACCGGACTTCGTGGCCCCCGAGGTCGCGATGGGTGGCGCCGCCTCCCGGGCCTCTGATGTCTGGTCACTGGGACTCACCCTTCACGCGGTGCTGTCGACGGCGAGTCTGCGGCCGCCGCTCGCCTCGACCGGCGTGCTCGACCGTCTTCGTCATGTCGTCAACCATCCGCCGGTGATCGACCCGGCGCTCCCCGGCGAGGTCCGTGCGATCATCGAACGCTGCGTGGCCGACGATCCCGCGTCGCGCCATCCGACCGCTGCATCGCTCGCCGATGCGCTCGACTCGACAGCCGAGGAGCTGACGTGA
- a CDS encoding sulfite exporter TauE/SafE family protein, translating into MTVTLGWLVYVLAAGHIDRVGDNLIASVTMIFGSFVAGSTPQGGGAVAFPVFTKGLEIPAEVARTFSLSIQTIGMGTASLAIAARSKPVERRALMWGIPAAVIGFLFGLYVLGDPDLPYWPSRVPGPWVKVLFTVLIASMAAALWLEYRAPLIERRFSLASTMRVRILLVTALFVGGVISSLTGSGTDVVLYVLVAVVLGVSPQVAVPTSVMAMAAVSIVGLLVLGLYDGQLATTLDGSSVTELGGDAVRSVDGKTVFADQGDLLEATRFDLFGLWLAAVPVVAWGAPLGAWLASRMRDRHLVRLVVALASLEVLSTIIFLEELRSDAVLAVSGALGVLLVTALLAMARKRRASLTDGPVDVVGGDRIDVDDSLAEALKRKTPTNPTEGDQK; encoded by the coding sequence GTGACCGTCACACTCGGATGGTTGGTCTACGTGCTTGCCGCCGGCCACATCGATCGGGTCGGCGACAACCTGATCGCGTCCGTCACGATGATCTTCGGTTCGTTCGTCGCCGGATCGACACCCCAGGGCGGCGGCGCGGTGGCCTTCCCCGTGTTCACGAAGGGCCTCGAGATCCCGGCCGAAGTGGCGCGCACCTTCTCCCTGTCGATCCAGACCATCGGTATGGGTACGGCGTCGCTGGCGATCGCCGCCCGAAGCAAGCCGGTCGAACGACGGGCCCTCATGTGGGGGATCCCGGCCGCCGTGATCGGCTTTCTCTTCGGCCTCTACGTGCTCGGCGACCCCGACCTGCCCTACTGGCCGAGCCGGGTTCCCGGTCCGTGGGTCAAGGTCCTCTTCACAGTCCTCATCGCGTCGATGGCCGCCGCCTTGTGGCTCGAATACCGGGCGCCCTTGATCGAACGTCGGTTCTCGCTCGCCTCCACGATGCGAGTCAGGATCCTGCTGGTCACCGCGTTGTTCGTCGGTGGGGTGATCTCGTCGCTGACCGGTTCCGGCACCGATGTGGTCCTCTACGTACTGGTCGCCGTGGTGCTCGGCGTCAGCCCCCAGGTGGCCGTACCGACCAGCGTCATGGCGATGGCCGCGGTCTCGATTGTCGGCCTGCTCGTGCTCGGTTTGTACGACGGCCAGCTGGCAACCACCCTCGACGGCTCGTCGGTGACCGAGCTCGGCGGCGACGCCGTCCGCAGCGTCGACGGTAAGACGGTCTTCGCCGATCAAGGGGATCTGCTCGAGGCAACGAGGTTCGATCTGTTCGGTCTGTGGTTGGCCGCCGTGCCCGTCGTGGCGTGGGGCGCGCCGCTCGGCGCCTGGCTCGCGTCGCGTATGCGGGACCGTCATCTCGTTCGACTGGTCGTGGCCCTGGCCTCGCTCGAAGTCCTCTCCACGATCATCTTCCTCGAAGAACTCCGTAGCGACGCGGTGCTCGCCGTGTCCGGTGCGCTCGGCGTGCTCCTCGTGACCGCATTGCTGGCGATGGCTCGCAAGCGCCGGGCCTCACTCACCGACGGCCCCGTCGACGTGGTCGGAGGTGATCGCATCGATGTCGACGACTCACTGGCCGAAGCGCTCAAACGCAAGACTCCGACGAACCCCACCGAGGGCGACCAGAAATGA